CGCCTCCATTGGCGGGCGCTCACCAGCGTAGAACCTGCCACTGACAGCAAGCTTGTGAGGTAAGGCTCAGTTCGGCGAAGGTTCGGCGTCGGGACCGGCATCCGGCCCGACGTCCGGTCGGCAACCGGCCTGATGGCTGGCCTGATGGCGGTCCCCCGTCCCTGTGGGGGTATCGCGATCTATCGTGTGTGGGTACGCTGCTGTCGTGGACCTTCAGAAGCAGACCGCCGCACCCACACCCACCGCCGAGTTGCGGGCCTCGGACGCCGACCGCGACCGTGTCGCCGACATGCTCCGCGAGGCCCTCGCAGAGGGCCGGCTGACCGCCGACGAGCACGCCGAGCGCGTCGAGGGCGTACTGGCCGCCAAGACGGTCGGCGAACTGGAGGTGTTCGTCCGGGACCTGCCCGCCGCGCACGAGCGGCGCGCGGCCCCTGCCTCCGCCTTCGCCTCCGCGCCCAGCCGGCCCACCGCCGGCGCGATCCCCGCCGACCCCGACGACAACGTGGTCGCGGTCTTCAGCAGCGCCGTCCGCAGAGGCCGTTGGCGTGCGGGCCGCCGTATCCACGCGTACGCGATCTTCGGCACCGTCGAGATCGACCTCACCGAGGCGCTCTTCGAGTACCAGCAGGTCGTGATCAAGGCGATCTCGGTCTTCGGCAACGTCGAGGTCCGGGTCCCGGAGAACGTCTCGCTGCGCGGCACCGGCGGCGCGGTGCTCGGCAACTTCGAGGTGGACGCGCTCGACTCCCCCCAGTCCGACGCGCCGGTGGTCTACGTCGACGGGTGGGCGGTTCTGGGCAACATCGAAGGCCGGCCGAAGCGGGGCAAGCTCGTCGCGGACATTCTCGATCGGGTTCAGTACAAGGTCGACAAGAGTTTGCGTAAACACTTCGACCATTGACGGTCGTGAACACGCCATCGCTGACGGCGGCGGCGCCGGGCGGTTGTGAACCCTGTGCATAGGCGCGCGCACAGCGGGTAGGCCTTGCTGCATCGTCTCTCGCTCGCGAAGCCGTCGTCAGGAGTAGACCCGTGCTGCAACCGTCGCATTCGTCCCTGCAGGTCGCCGCTGTCCCGGCCCAGCGGGTACCAGCGCGCGACAGGGACCAAGACGCTCCCTGGCATACCGAGGCGGTGTGCCGGCGCGACGAGGCAGGCCTGTTCTTCGCCCCCTCCAAGGAGCCCACAGCCGCCCGGCTCTCCCGCGAGGAAGCCGCGAAGCGCGTCTGCGCGCGCTGCCCCGTCATGGTGGAGTGTCGCGAACACGCCCTCCTGCAACCCGAGCCCTACGGCGTCTGGGGCGGCCTCACCGCCGCCGAACGCCGCGTGGTCCTCGCCCGTCGCCGCCGCCGCGACGTGGAACTGAAGAAGACGGCAGGTGCTACGGGCCGTATAGCGCAGGCGGGGTAGCGGCGCCCGAAGAAGCGAGGGGCGCCCCCTCCGCACCGGGGGCGCCCCTCGCTCTTTGCCTTGAAGGGGCGCGGGGCTGTGGTGATTCGCGGCCCCGCCTCGCAGACGACTACCAGCCGACTACTTGGCCCGGTCTACTTGGCCCGATCGAAGTCCACGGCGCTGTAGGCCCGCAGCTTGCTCAAGCGATGTTCGGAGTCGATCCGCCGAACCGTCCCCGACTTCGACCGCATCACGATCGAGTCGGTCGTCGCGGTCTCCGACCGGTACCGAACCCCCCGCAGCAGCTCGCCGTCGGTGATCCCGGTGGCGACGAAGAACACGTTCTCGCCGGTCACCAGGTCCTCGGTGGTCAGCACCCGGTCGAGATCGTGCCCGGCGTCGATCGCCCGCTGCCGCTCCGCGTCGTCCTTGGGCCACAGCTTGCCCTGGATGACGCCGCCCAGACACCTCACGGCGCAGGCCGAGATGATGCCCTCAGGGGTGCCGCCGACGCCGAGCAGCAGGTCGATGCCGGTGCCCTCGCGCAGGGCGAGGATCGAGCCGGCGACGTCACCGTCGGAGATCAGCTTGATGCGCGCGCCGGTCGCCCGGATCTCCTCGATGATGCCCTCGTGCCGCGGCCGGTCCAGGATGACGACGGTGACGTCCTCAGGCATGGCCCGCTTGGCTTTGGCGACCCGCCGGATGTTCACGGCCACGGGCGCGTCGATGTCGACGAAGTCTGCGGCTTCCGGCCCGGTGACCAGCTTGTCCATGTAGAACACGGCGGACGGGTCGAACATCGCGCCGCGCTCGGTGGCGGCGAGGACGGCGATCGCGTTCGGCATGCCCTTGGCCGTCAGCGTGGTGCCGTCGATCGGGTCGACGGCGATGTCGACCTCGGGCCCGGTCCCGTCACCGACGCGCTCGCCGTTGAAGAGCATCGGGGCCTCGTCCTTCTCGCCCTCGCCGATGACGACCACGCCGTTCATCGACACGGTGGAGACGAGGGTTCGCATGGCGCGCACCGCGGCACCGTCGGCGCCGTTCTTGTCGCCGCGTCCCACCCAGCGACCCGCGGCCATCGCGGCGGCTTCGGTCACCCGGACCAGTTCGAGGGCGAGGTTGCGGTCGGGGGCCTCGGAGGGAACATCGAGCTCGGACGGCAAGTGATGATGCTCGGTCATCGGAGCGCACCTTTCTGACTGATACGACGACGGCCGGATGAGGGTTCGATCCTCGACTCTATCGTCAGTCCGACAAAATGAGCAGGGGACCCCACGGATGAGCACACCGGGCACCTGCGACGATAGGGGCGTGGCAGGTTCGAAAGGCAAGCAGAAGACGGCCCGGGACATGATCCTCTCCCTGGGACTGATCATGATCGCGGCGTGGGTCATATACCTCTTTGTCCCCCATGACGACCGCCCGCGCGAGGTGGCGAGGGTCGACTACCGCGTCGAGCTCCTCACGGCGCGCCGCGCGGCGACCTACCCGGTGGCCGCGCCCGAGGGCCTGCCCGACACCTGGAAGGCGACCTCGGTGCGCTTCCAGGGCGCCGACTTCGACTCCTGGCACCTCGGTTTCCACGCCCCCGACGGGGAGTACGTGACGATCGAGCAGTCCACTCAGAAGCGCGCGCAGTTCGTCGACGAGGCCAGCCAGGGCTCGACCGAGACCAAGGTCACCGAGCAGATCGGCGGCCGGACCTGGACCCGCTACACCGGCGGCCGCTACGACGCGCTCGTCCTGCAGGGCGCCGAGGGCTCGACCACGGTGGTCGCGGGCACGGGAACCTTCGAACAGCTGTCGACGATGGCCGGGGCGCTGAAGCTGGCGTGAGCGACACCCCCTGACGTGCGAAGAGGCCCTCGGCGCACGCCGGGGGCCTCTTCGCGCATCAGTCGTCTCAGACGGTGGTGACGACCTCGTCGTACGCCAGGCGCGGGGAGCGCGGGTACGAGGCGTTCTCGCCGGGCTTGCCGATGTTGATGACCATCAGCGGGGTGTGGTCGTCGTCCAGGAACTCCTTGCGGACGCCCTCGAAGTCCAGGCCGGTCATCGGGCCGGCGGCGAGACCAGCGGCGCGGACGCCGATGATGAAGTACGCGGCCTGGAGCGCGGAGTTCAGCGTGGCGGCACCCTCACGGGCCGGACGCTCGCTGAAGAACAGGTCCTTGGCCTGGGGGAAGGCCGGGAACAGGGCCGGCAGCTCCTCGTGGAACTCGTTGTCCGCGGAGAGGATCGCGACCAGCGGGGCGGTGGCGGTCTTGGGCTGGTTGCCCTCGGCCATGTGCTTCACCAGGCGCTCGCGGGCCTCGGCGGAGCGGACCAGGGTGATGCGCAGCGGGGTCTGGTTGAACGCCGTCGGGCCGTACTTGACGAGGTCGTAGATCGCCTGGACCTGCTCGTCGGTCACCGGCTCGTCGGTGAAGGTGTTCGCGGTGTGGGCCTCGCGGAACAGCAGGTTCTGGGCGGCGGCGTCAAGAACGAGAGACATGCGTGAACTTCCTTGGGGTGGCGGCCGGAGGACGGGGTCCGGATCCGGATCCAGGTACCGGACCGTGGTCCGGATAGGCTGACGTGACTGACGGTACGCGAGAGAAGTTCAAATTTCAACAAAGGTCGGGTGGTGATCCGCTTCACAAACCGCCACACAAAGACCCCGGCCCGAAGCGTTACCTGCGCGGTCCCTGAACGGTTCCTGCGCGGTCCCTGAACGGTTCCTGCGCTGTCCCTGAACGGTTCCTGCGCTGTCCCTGAACGGTTCCTGCGCTGTCCCTGAACGGTTCCTGCGCTGTCCCTGAACGGTTCCTGCGCTGTCCCTGAACGGTTCCTGGTCGCCGTTGCCGGGTCACTCCTCCCCGGGTGTCCCCTCCTCCTCGGCCAGCGCCGCGTCCAGCCGCGCCCGCGCACCCTCCAGCCAGCGCCGGCACACCTTGGCCAGCTCCTCGCCGCGCTCCCAGAGGGCGAGGGACTCCTCCAGCGTCGTACCCCCCGCCTCCAGCCGCCGTACGACCTCGATCAGCTCGTCGCGGGCCTGCTCGTACCCGAGCGCCTCGTCCGTCCTGCTCGTCATGCACCCATTCCCAGTCGTCGTTTCCGGCCTGTCGTCTACTGCCTGCTGCTGCGGTTTCCTGGCCGTCGTCTGCGGGCCGCCGCGTCTAGGGGCCGCCGCGTCTATGGGTCGTCGTCCACGGGGACGTCGTCTACGGGGCCGTCGGTCCGGCTCACGGTGAACTCGCCCTCGGCGACCCGCGCGCGCAGCACCTCGTCCGCCGCCACTTCGCCCGGATCCCGGACCACATGCCCGTCTGCCTTCTGCAGCACCGCGTACCCCCGCCGCAGCGTCGCGGCCGGCGAGAGCGCCACCACGCGCGCGTGCGTGTGCGTCAGCTCGGAGTCGGCGCGGTCCAGGAGGTGGCCCAGCGTGCGCCGGGTGCGGTCGACGAGCGAGGCGACGTGGTCGGCCCGCTCGTCGATCATCCGGTGCGGATCCTGTATCGCCGGACGCGCGAGCGCATGCGCCAACCCGCGCTCCTCCCGCTCCACGAACCCCTCCACGCACCGCCGCGCCCGCCCGCGCAGCATCCGCACCCGCTCCAGCTCCTCGCCGACGTCCGGTACGACCTTCTTCGCGGCGTCGGTCGGCGTCGAGGCGCGCAGGTCGGCCACATGGTCCAGGAGCGGGTTGTCCGGCTCGTGCCCGATCGCCGAGACGACCGGCGTACGGCAGGCCGCGACCGCGCGGACCAACTGCTCGTCCGAGAAGGGCAGCAGATCCTCGACGCTGCCGCCGCCGCGCGCCACGACGATCACGTCCACGTCGTCGAGCGCGTCGAGCTCCTTGACGGCCTGCACGACCTGCGTCACCGCGTGCACGCCCTGGACGGCGACGTTGCGCACCTCGAAGCGGACGGCGGGCCAGCGGTGCCGGGCGTTCTCCAGGACGTCCCGCTCGGCGGCCGAGGCCCGACCGCACACCAGTCCGATGAGCTGCGGCAGGAAGGGCAGCGGCTTCTTGCGCGCGGGCGCGAAGAGCCCCTCCGCGGCCAGGGACTTCTTCAACTGCTCCAGCCGCGCCAGCAGCTCCCCGACGCCCACCGGCCGTATCTCCACGGCCCGCAGCGACAGCTGCCCCCGTGGCGCGTACCACTCCGGTTTCGCGTGGACGACGACCCGCGCGCCCTCGCCTACGACGTCCGCGACCGCGTCGAAGACCTGCCGGTAGCAGGTCACGCCCACGGAGATGTCGTGCGCCGGATCCCGCAGCGTCAGAAACACGACGCCCGCGCCCGGACGCCGCGACAACTGCGTGATCTGCCCCTCGACCCATACCGCGCCGAGCCGGTCGATCCAGCTCCCGATGAGCCGCGACACCTCGCCGACGGGCAGCGGGGCGTCCGCGGACGTGTTCACAGCCATGCGCCCGAGAGTATCGGCCGGGACTGACAACGCCGGTCAGCGTCATCCGGCCCGTCCGGCGTTCGAGGACGACGAGGCCCAGGCCCCTTAAGGGCCGAAGCGGGGGGTTTCTGGGGGACGCAGCCCCCGGGACCGGGACGGGCGCGGCCTTACGATGGACGCATGTCTGCTTCGCCTGGCCGCCGCCGTGTCCTGCTCGCCGCTCCCCGGGGCTACTGCGCGGGCGTCGACCGCGCCGTGATCGCCGTCGAGAAGGCCCTGGAGCAGTACGGGGCCCCGGTCTACGTCCGCCACGAGATCGTCCACAACAAGTACGTCGTGCAGACCCTGGAGAACAAGGGCGCCATCTTCGTCGAGCGGACGGAGGAGGTCCCGCCGGGCAACATCGTCATGTTCTCCGCGCACGGCGTCGCCCCCGTCGTCCACGAGGAGGCCGCGCGCGGGCGCCTCGCCACCATCGACGCGACCTGCCCGCTCGTCACCAAGGTGCACAAGGAAGCCGTCCGCTTCGCCAACGAGGACTACGACATCCTCCTGATCGGGCACGAGGGCCACGAGGAGGTCATCGGCACCTCCGGCGAGGCCCCCGAGCACATCCAGCTCGTCGACGGACCCGAGGACGTCGCCAAGGTCGAGGTCCGCGACCCGTCGAAGATCGTGTGGCTCTCCCAGACGACCCTGTCGGTCGACGAGACCATGGAGACCGTCGATGCCCTGAAGGAGAAGTTCCCGCAGCTCATCTCCCCGCCCAGCGACGACATCTGCTACGCCACGCAGAACCGTCAGCTCGCGGTGAAGCAGATGGGCGCGGAGGCGGAGCTGGTGATCGTGGTCGGCTCCCGCAACTCCTCCAACTCCAAGCGGCTCGTCGAGGTCGCCAAGCTCGCCGGCTCCCGCGAGGCCTACCTCGTGGACTTCGCGAGCGAGATCGACGAGGCCTGGGTGGAGGGCGTGACGACGGTGGGCGTCACCTCCGGCGCCTCCGTCCCGGAACTCCTCGTCGAGGAGGTCCTCGCCTGGCTCGCCGAGCGCGGGTACGGGGACGTCGAGCTGGTCAAGGCGGCCGAGGAGCACATCACCTTCTCGCTGCCCAAGGAACTCCGGCGCGACCTGCGCGAGGAAGCGGCGGCGCTGGTCGCGGGGCGCGGCGGAAGTGGTGCCGAGGGCTCCGCGGACTCCGGGGACTCCTCGACCGGGTGACCTGACACCTCGATCGAGTGACTGTCAGTCGGTCGTCGTAACGTAGGGCCATGCAGATCTTCGGCGTGGACATCGGTGGATCCGGGATCAAGGGCGCCCCTGTGGACCTGGACAAGGGCGACCTGGCGGAGGAGCGCTGCAAAGTGCTCACTCCGCACCCGGCGACACCCGAGGGCGTGGCCGACGGTGTGAAGCAGGTCGTCGACCACTTCGGCTGGACCGGCCCGGTGGGCCTCACCTTCCCCGGCGTGGTCACCGACGGCTCCCACATCCGTACGGCGGCCAACGTCGACAAGAGCTGGGTCGACGTGGACGCGCGCACGTTGTTCAGCGAGCGGCTGAGCGGGCTCCCGGTGACCGTGGTCAACGACGCGGACGCGGCGGGCGTCGCCGAGATGGCCTTCGGCGCCGGCCGCGACCGCAGGGGCACGGTGATCCTGCTGACGTTCGGCACGGGCATCGGCAGCGCCCTCTTCACCGACGGCGTCCTCGTCCCCAACACCGAGCTCGGCCACCTGGAGCTGCACGGGCACGACGCCGAGAAGCGCGCCTCCAGCAAGGCCAAGGAGGACGGCGAGCTGACCTGGGAGCACTGGGCCCGCCGCGTCACGAAGTACCTCGCCCACGTCGAGATGCTCTTCTCGCCCGAGCTGTTCATCATCGGCGGCGGCGTCAGCCGCAAGTCGGAGAAGTTCCTGCACCTCATCGAGGGCATCAAGGCGGAGATCGTCCCGGCGCAACTGCAGAACAACGCGGGAATCGTGGGAGCGGCGATGCGGGCGTCGAAGGACAGCTAGCGCGCCACTCCATGGCGATGCGGGAGAGGGGCCAACCGCAGGCCAGCGGCGCGCTAGCGGCGGTTCGTGGTGTGTCGGAGGGCCGCCGCTCGGCGCAGCCCGCGGGCCAGGATGGTCAGCGCCGCCAGGAGCGTCCCCCCGTACAGCCAGCCGGCCTGGGTGGCGAGCGCCGTGACCAGCCCCATCAGCCGCGCCCCGGTCCCGTTCCCGCTCTCGGCGACGGGCAGCAGCCCCGCGGCGAAGGCGATCGGCGCGACCACGGGCGCGGACAGCAGGTCGGCCCCGCGCACCCACAGGGCGGTCAGCAGGCACACGGGCAGGAACAGCACGCTGTACACCGTCAACGAGCCCCCGAACAGCACCTGATCAAGACACCCGACCACGACCATCAACGCCCCGCTGAACAGCCCCCCACCGAGCCCGGTGAGCCGGGGATTCGGCATCCGCTGCCCCAAGCGCCCCAAGCGCCCCCTGGGCGGCACGGGCTGCAGCCCGCCAGGGGAGAGCCGAGCCCGAGCCCCACCGGAGGGCGAAACGCCGCCACCACCCCGCCCCAGACCCCCTTCAGCCCGCGCCGATGCGTCGCCGGTTCGTGCGGCCGGTGCAGGGCGGGCGGGCCCCGTGGTGGGGCGTGGCTGGTTACGGCCTCGCTCCCAGCCCGCCTGAGGCGGAAGGGGTGGAAGAGGCGGAAGAGTTGGCAGCGATGACAGGGCTGGAAGGTATGGAGGAGCTGGGAGGGATGAAAGGGCTGGGAGGGATGAAAGGGGTGGCGGTGTGTCGCGGTGGGTGGTGGCTTGGTCCGGGGGGCGTGTCCTGTGTTGCTCCACTGGACAAACTTAGGTCGGTTTATGTGCCGAATCGGGTGTCGGACACGCCGTGGGGCGGAGCTTGGCCATGCGTTCGACCGGTCCGCCGGGGCGGGGCCGGGCACGCCGTAAACTGGTGGACCGGCCGGCCCTCTGGCCCCGGCCCGCTCACTACGGGATCCGGCCCCCTGGCCCTCTCACTACGGGAAGTCGCAACGTGTCGCTCACGATCGGAATCGTCGGTCTGCCGAATGTCGGCAAGTCGACCCTGTTCAACGCCCTGACCAAGAACGACGTGCTGGCGGCCAACTACCCGTTCGCCACGATCGAGCCGAACGTCGGCGTGGTCGGCGTCCCCGACGCGCGCCTGACGAAACTGGCCGAGATCTTCTCCTCCCAGAAGATCCTCCCGGCGACCGTCGACTTCGTCGACATCGCGGGCATCGTGAAGGGTGCTTCGGAGGGCGAGGGCCTGGGCAACAAGTTCCTGGCGAACATTCGCGAATCCGACGCGATCTGCCAGGTCATCCGCGCCTTCAAGGACGAGAACGTCGTCCACGTCGACGGCAAGGTCTCGCCCAAGGACGACATCGAGACGATCAACACCGAGCTGATCCTCGCCGACCTCCAG
The Streptomyces sp. NBC_01485 genome window above contains:
- a CDS encoding DUF1707 SHOCT-like domain-containing protein, with the translated sequence MDLQKQTAAPTPTAELRASDADRDRVADMLREALAEGRLTADEHAERVEGVLAAKTVGELEVFVRDLPAAHERRAAPASAFASAPSRPTAGAIPADPDDNVVAVFSSAVRRGRWRAGRRIHAYAIFGTVEIDLTEALFEYQQVVIKAISVFGNVEVRVPENVSLRGTGGAVLGNFEVDALDSPQSDAPVVYVDGWAVLGNIEGRPKRGKLVADILDRVQYKVDKSLRKHFDH
- a CDS encoding WhiB family transcriptional regulator, whose product is MLQPSHSSLQVAAVPAQRVPARDRDQDAPWHTEAVCRRDEAGLFFAPSKEPTAARLSREEAAKRVCARCPVMVECREHALLQPEPYGVWGGLTAAERRVVLARRRRRDVELKKTAGATGRIAQAG
- the glpX gene encoding class II fructose-bisphosphatase; amino-acid sequence: MTEHHHLPSELDVPSEAPDRNLALELVRVTEAAAMAAGRWVGRGDKNGADGAAVRAMRTLVSTVSMNGVVVIGEGEKDEAPMLFNGERVGDGTGPEVDIAVDPIDGTTLTAKGMPNAIAVLAATERGAMFDPSAVFYMDKLVTGPEAADFVDIDAPVAVNIRRVAKAKRAMPEDVTVVILDRPRHEGIIEEIRATGARIKLISDGDVAGSILALREGTGIDLLLGVGGTPEGIISACAVRCLGGVIQGKLWPKDDAERQRAIDAGHDLDRVLTTEDLVTGENVFFVATGITDGELLRGVRYRSETATTDSIVMRSKSGTVRRIDSEHRLSKLRAYSAVDFDRAK
- a CDS encoding DUF4245 domain-containing protein, with protein sequence MAGSKGKQKTARDMILSLGLIMIAAWVIYLFVPHDDRPREVARVDYRVELLTARRAATYPVAAPEGLPDTWKATSVRFQGADFDSWHLGFHAPDGEYVTIEQSTQKRAQFVDEASQGSTETKVTEQIGGRTWTRYTGGRYDALVLQGAEGSTTVVAGTGTFEQLSTMAGALKLA
- a CDS encoding malonic semialdehyde reductase, whose protein sequence is MSLVLDAAAQNLLFREAHTANTFTDEPVTDEQVQAIYDLVKYGPTAFNQTPLRITLVRSAEARERLVKHMAEGNQPKTATAPLVAILSADNEFHEELPALFPAFPQAKDLFFSERPAREGAATLNSALQAAYFIIGVRAAGLAAGPMTGLDFEGVRKEFLDDDHTPLMVINIGKPGENASYPRSPRLAYDEVVTTV
- a CDS encoding exodeoxyribonuclease VII small subunit, which translates into the protein MTSRTDEALGYEQARDELIEVVRRLEAGGTTLEESLALWERGEELAKVCRRWLEGARARLDAALAEEEGTPGEE
- the xseA gene encoding exodeoxyribonuclease VII large subunit, giving the protein MAVNTSADAPLPVGEVSRLIGSWIDRLGAVWVEGQITQLSRRPGAGVVFLTLRDPAHDISVGVTCYRQVFDAVADVVGEGARVVVHAKPEWYAPRGQLSLRAVEIRPVGVGELLARLEQLKKSLAAEGLFAPARKKPLPFLPQLIGLVCGRASAAERDVLENARHRWPAVRFEVRNVAVQGVHAVTQVVQAVKELDALDDVDVIVVARGGGSVEDLLPFSDEQLVRAVAACRTPVVSAIGHEPDNPLLDHVADLRASTPTDAAKKVVPDVGEELERVRMLRGRARRCVEGFVEREERGLAHALARPAIQDPHRMIDERADHVASLVDRTRRTLGHLLDRADSELTHTHARVVALSPAATLRRGYAVLQKADGHVVRDPGEVAADEVLRARVAEGEFTVSRTDGPVDDVPVDDDP
- a CDS encoding 4-hydroxy-3-methylbut-2-enyl diphosphate reductase; the encoded protein is MSASPGRRRVLLAAPRGYCAGVDRAVIAVEKALEQYGAPVYVRHEIVHNKYVVQTLENKGAIFVERTEEVPPGNIVMFSAHGVAPVVHEEAARGRLATIDATCPLVTKVHKEAVRFANEDYDILLIGHEGHEEVIGTSGEAPEHIQLVDGPEDVAKVEVRDPSKIVWLSQTTLSVDETMETVDALKEKFPQLISPPSDDICYATQNRQLAVKQMGAEAELVIVVGSRNSSNSKRLVEVAKLAGSREAYLVDFASEIDEAWVEGVTTVGVTSGASVPELLVEEVLAWLAERGYGDVELVKAAEEHITFSLPKELRRDLREEAAALVAGRGGSGAEGSADSGDSSTG
- the ppgK gene encoding polyphosphate--glucose phosphotransferase, producing MQIFGVDIGGSGIKGAPVDLDKGDLAEERCKVLTPHPATPEGVADGVKQVVDHFGWTGPVGLTFPGVVTDGSHIRTAANVDKSWVDVDARTLFSERLSGLPVTVVNDADAAGVAEMAFGAGRDRRGTVILLTFGTGIGSALFTDGVLVPNTELGHLELHGHDAEKRASSKAKEDGELTWEHWARRVTKYLAHVEMLFSPELFIIGGGVSRKSEKFLHLIEGIKAEIVPAQLQNNAGIVGAAMRASKDS
- a CDS encoding DUF6542 domain-containing protein, coding for MPNPRLTGLGGGLFSGALMVVVGCLDQVLFGGSLTVYSVLFLPVCLLTALWVRGADLLSAPVVAPIAFAAGLLPVAESGNGTGARLMGLVTALATQAGWLYGGTLLAALTILARGLRRAAALRHTTNRR